A stretch of DNA from Alicyclobacillus acidocaldarius subsp. acidocaldarius Tc-4-1:
CCGCCGTGCGCAGAAGAAGCGCGGCCAGAAGCACATCGTGGCCGACGTGCGGCGCAACATCATGGCCACACGCGCCGACCTCTTCATTCAGCCGCGCCAAGGCACGGACTTGGTGTGGCTGTCCGCGGTGACGAAGTACATCATCGACCAGGGCCGGCACGACGAGGCGTTCTTGCGGGATCGGGTGAATGGCTTCGACGAGTACGTCCGGTCACTTGAGAAGTTCACGTTAGATTACGCGAGCGAGGTCTGCGGCCTTCGCAAAGAGGAACTCATTCGCGTGGCTGAGATGATCATGGAGGCAGAGCGCGTCGCCGTCTGCTGGGCCATGGGCGTGACGCAGCACCGCGGCGGCAGCGACACGTCGACCGCCATCTGCAACTTGCTCTTGGTAACGGGAAACGTGGCGCGTCCTGGCACCGGCGCGTATCCGCTGCGCGGTCACAACAACGTGCAGGGAGCGGGCGACATGGGCTGTGCGCCTCCGTTCCTGCCTGGGTACGAGCGAGTGGACAACGAAGAGCAGCGGCGGAAGTGGGAGAAACTATGGGGCGTCGAACTGCCGACCACGCCAGGTCTCAACAACCACCAGATGGTGGACGCCATTCACGAAGGCAAGCTCAAGGCGATGTATTTGTGCGGCGAAGACATGGCCGTGGTCGACTCCAACGCCAACTATGTGGAGGACGCCTTTCGGAAACTCGAGTTCTTCGTGGTTCAGGACGTCTTCCTTTCCAAAACCGCGCAGTTTGCCGATGTGGTCCTTCCGGCCTGCCCGAGCTTGGAGAAGGAGGGAACCTTCACGAACACCGAGCGCCGCATCCAGCGCCTGTACAAGGTCCTGGATCCGCTCGGCGATTCCAAGCCGGATTGGGAGATCATTCAGATGGTCGCCAACCGGTTTGGCGCCAACTGGAACTACACATCTCCGCGGGAGATTTTTGAGGAAATGGCGAGCGCGGCCGATTTGTTCCGCGGGGCGTCGTATGACCGCCTCGAAGGCTATCGGAGTCTGCAGTGGCCCGTGCTTCCGGACGGCACCGATACGCCGCTTTTGTACACGGACGGCTTCGCATTCCCAGACAAAAAGGCCCGGCTGTATCCTGTCGACTGGACACCGCCCATCGAAGTCGGCGAGGAATACGATCTCGAATTGAACAATGGGCGGTTGCTCGAGCACTTCCACGAGGGCAATATGACGAGCCGCGTGCCCGGGATCCACGAGAAGGTGCCGGAGACCTTCGTCGAAATTTCGCCGGAGCTCGCAAAGGAGCGCGGCGTGCAGGACGGTGCGCTGGTGCGCCTTGTCTCCCCGTACGGCAGCATCAAGGTGCGCGTGGCCGTGACGGATCGCGTGTCCGGAAAACACGTGTACGTCCCGCTCTTGTCCCATGCGGACGAGGAGGCGGTGAACCGCCTGACATCGAGCGATCACGACACCGCCACCTATACGCCTGCCTATAAGGAGATGCGCGTGCGCATGGAGGTCATCCAATCGTGCGGTGAACCGCCCATCAAGCGCGGGAACTTCCGCTTGGGCAAGCCGAACCCACAGCCCGGTGTGAATGTCGAGCAAAAGTGGGCGCGCAAAGACTATGTGCCGTTGGTGACGGATCGCGCCCTCGTGAAGGAGGGTTGAGCCGTGGCGGAACCGATTCAGGTCATTCAGCGCCGGGAGGAGACGCTCGAGGAGCGGCGCCAACGCGTCCTCGAGCGCCTGGCGGACGAGGTGGTGCACGAGGAGCAGGCGGCGGAGCGTTTGATTCGACTCGTGGCGCTGGCCGAGGAGAAAGGGCTTCTGCCGATGCTCACTGCGCTTCTTGAACGCGGAGACCGGATTCTGGCGCACGTCGTGGATCTGCTGGCTCGCGATGAGTACTCCTCTGCGCTGCAGAACGCCATCGGCTTGGCTCAGGCGCTCGGGAAATTTGATCCAAGTCTGCTAGCCAGGCTCGTGGACGCTGTCGCAGGTGGGCTCGCGGACGCAAAAGAGGCGACATCCGCTGACGGGAAGCCGCTCGGCGTGTTCGAACTGCTTGCGCTGCTGAAGGATCCGAATGTATCGTATGCGCTGAGGTTCCTTCTGCGCTTTTTGTCCGGAATGGGCAAGGCTCTTCAGTCGCAAGGCTCCTCAGACTGAAGGCGCAATTTCTCGGGAAATGTCGAACCAAAATGGGCCGCGGTCAGAAGCCGCGGCCTTGCTTGTGTTGTCATATCTCCAGCCATTGTCGATAGCGCTTGAAGAGGATTACAGGACCTCCTAAATGCATTAAATATTTCATCTTCGATCCGTCCTTGAGCACGAGCGCGGTGGCGCCGGTCGCGTGATGCTTGCCGATCTCAGCCACGCCGTACCTGGGTCCAAGCGAAGCCACCATGCCGTGATCGTGGTAGACAAATGGCAACGGAGGGCGCCCCTGTGCTCTTCGCACGAGATTCGCACCGAGGTGATGGCCCATCTGTTCAGCCACCTGCCCGGTGGGCGGCAGGACGTTGCCGCGAGCGTCGGTGAAGCGCGCGCAATCCCCAATGACGTACACGTCGGCCAAACCCCTGGCCATCAGGAACTCGTTCACGTCCACTCGGTTTCGCGCGTCCACCGGAAGCCCCGCTTCCTTCAACAGGGCGGGTGCTTCGACGCCGCCCGTCCAGACGAGCGTGCCGGCTTCGAGCTTTCGGCCCGACGCGAGCCGATACGCCTGCGGTTCGGCTCCGGCCACGCGCTCGTTGAGAATCAATTCCACGCCGCGTTCAACGAGCTTCGTCTGAGCCACAGCTCGGAGTTGGTGGTCCACGTCGGGAAGAATCTCGGCGTGCGCGTGGATCAAACCTAGGCGTAGGTCCGAAACGGGCAGTCCGAGCTCGCGCACGCGCTTCGGCAACCAGTCCGCCCATTCGCCAATGAGTTCGACCCCTGTCAGGCCGCCGCCTGCCACGAGCACCCTGAGGTGGATGGGGTCCCCCGTTTGTTGGCACCGCTCGAGTTCTCGTTCCACATGGTGATGGAGTTCCATCGCGGCGAGCAACGAATCCAGCCGGAACGTGTGCTCCGCCACGCCCGGAAGTCCGAAGGTGGCCGTGCGGCTCCCGAGCGCCACAATCAGCGTGTCGTATGCCAGCGTGGCGCCGTCGGTTTCGACGAGCTTGTCCGAAAGCCGCAGGTTCTTGACTTCAGCGATGACGATCTCGCTCGTCTTTCGATGAAACAGGTCTTCCAGCGATAGCGCATACGTATGCGGGTCATGTCGCGCCCCAGCGACTTCGTGTAGAAGCGTCTTGAACGTGTGGTACGGCTCGCGATTTACAAGTGTAAACGGAATGCCATGCCGATCCAGTTCCAGCGCTACGGCGAGGCCACCGTATCCCGCCCCTAGAATCACAATTCCACCCAAATGCACTCTCTCCTCTCGCTCTGATGATACACGAATCGAGAGAAGAGAGGAGCCGAGGAGACTCGACGGCGCTGTCGTCTCTTAAAAAATGGAGCCACGCTTGCGCGCGGCTCCGGATGGGTCTCAATTCGTATAGGCGCCGTACGGAACGAGGAGGATGAACAGCACGAAGATGATGAGAAACACGACAGCCCAGCGGGTGTAACCACCGAAGACACCGTACATCGTCTCAGCACCTCCTTGTCGTTCGATGGTTCACTGTATGTACGCGGGCGCGACATTGGGTGGACGGATGCCCGGATCGGAGGCGTATAATGGTCAAGCAAGGATCTCTTTGGAGGAGGGCGAATTTTCGTGGCATTGACCTTTCGGCAGATGGTGCAAAAAGCCAAGGAGAACGTGCCAGGGCTGACCGCCGCGGAGGCGAAGAAGCGGCTGGAAGAAGACCCGAACACCCTCGTCATCGACGTGCAGGATGCGGCGGACGCCGGCGCTTGCGGGCTCATCCCGTCGAGCGTCAACATCTCGCTCGGGATGCTTCCGATTCGCGCTGATCTGGAGCTTCCGAAGGAACTGCGCGATGAGCGCCTCGCGGATCGCAATCGGCCCATCATCACGACCTGTGGAGCCGGTGGACAAGCGGCTCTGGCGGCGTACGTGCTGAAACTCATGGGTTTCACGAACGTCGCGTACATCGAAGGCGGGACGGCTGCGTGGAAGCAAGCTGGCTATGAGGTCGTACACTGATGTACAAGGAGTGTTCGTAAAAGAGAAAGCGCCCCATTTGGGCGCTTTCTGCCTTAAAAGGTGTCGGGATCGGGTCCGAAGCGATGGTTCTGGTTGAGCGCGCTGATGCGTCGCATGTCTTCATCGGACAGCGAGAAGTCGAACAGGTCCGCGTTTTCGAAGATGCGCTCTCTGCGAACCGATTTGGGGATGGTCACCACCTCGTTCTGCAGATCCCAGCGAAGCACAATTTGGGCGGGCGTCTTGTGGTACTTCTGTGCCAGCTCTTGCAGGACCGGGAGATCGAGATTCCCTCGCATAATGGGACTCCACGCTTCCAGTTGAATGTGATGCTTCCGGCAGAACTGCCTCAGGGGTTCCTGGGTCAACAGAGGGTGATATTCCACCTGGTTGACCGCCGGGACGACGTTGCCGTGCGCGAGGATATCCTCGAGATGATGAATTTGAAAATTGCTTACCCCGATGGCTCTGGCAAGTTTCTCGTCGTAGATGCGCTCGAGTGCACGCCAGGTCTCGCGATACTTCCCGCTCACCGGCCAGTGGACCAGATACAGATCCACGTAGTCGAAGCCGAGGCGCTTGAGGCTTGCTTCGAATGCACGAAGCGTCTGGTCGTAACCTTGATCGGTATTCCAAACCTTGGTCGTGACAAAGACCTCACTGCGGGGTAGTCCTGATTCACGGACAGCTTTCCCAACGCTCTCCTCATTGGCGTAAAAAGCCGCGGTGTCGATATGGCGGTAGCCGGCTTCGAACGCGAAGCGGATGGCCTGTTCGACTTCGGCACCTGCCTGCGCCTTGTAGACGCCAAGCCCGAGCCACGGCATCTTGACTCCGTTGTTCAGGGTGACGGTGTCCTGCGCGTGTTGTGCGACCATTGCGGTGCAGCCTCCCTCTCGCAATTGGTATCCGAGTGCCAAACACGATTATACCGCAAGCGCGAAGCGGTGACCGTTCATGGGCTGGTGCCATACAATGCTCCAACACGCATCAGGTTGGAGGTTTCACGATGGCACTGACCGCCTCGCACTGGCTGTATCTGGCTGTCGTCGCGTTGGTCGTCCTCGGCATGGCCATGCGCCGAGGGGCCGAGAACTGCTCATTGAATGATGGACAATCATGTACATTTGATGTATTTTATTTCTATGAAAATAAGTGATTGGGCAAGAAAGAATGGAATCACGTACAAGACCGCCTGGCGTTGGGTAAAAGAAGGCCGGATGCCCGTGCCTTTTGAGCAAACTCCTTCGGGCACCATCCTTGTTCACGAACCCGAGTCTTCCACGGAGAATGCCGTGGCCTTGTATGCCCGCGTGTCAAGCGCCGATCAAAAAGCCGATTTGGATCGCCAAATCGCACGACTCATGGAATTTGCAACGGAACAGAGGCTTGTCGTGGTCAAGGCGGTCACGGAAATCGGCTCGGGCTCAA
This window harbors:
- the fdhF gene encoding formate dehydrogenase subunit alpha, translated to MIDIRTEAQVEARTVQVEIDGKEVTVEQGASVLDAILSTGQEHPHVCYHPALGPIETCDTCIVEINGKLMRACSTPVEDGMVVRTKSVAARYARKEAMDRILKNHELYCTVCDNNNGNCVLHNTVMQMGVEHQAYPFTPKPYEVDMSNPFYRYDPQQCILCGRCVEACQNLQVSEVLSIAWDREVPRVIWDNDVPINESSCVSCGHCVTVCPTNALMENPCLGKAGFLTGIEKPTLEKMIDITKKVEPGYSSIFVVSEIEHEMREARIRKTKTVCTYCGVGCAFDVWTKDRHILKVEPQMEAPVNQISTCVKGKFGWDFVNSPDRLTKPLVRKGDRFVEVTWDEALDVIERRIKEIQAKYGYDAVAFISSSKTTNEENYLMQKLARAVMHTNNIDNCSRYCQSPATEALRRTMGLGGDTGSIKDLELADLVLIVGANPAEAHPVLSTRLRRAQKKRGQKHIVADVRRNIMATRADLFIQPRQGTDLVWLSAVTKYIIDQGRHDEAFLRDRVNGFDEYVRSLEKFTLDYASEVCGLRKEELIRVAEMIMEAERVAVCWAMGVTQHRGGSDTSTAICNLLLVTGNVARPGTGAYPLRGHNNVQGAGDMGCAPPFLPGYERVDNEEQRRKWEKLWGVELPTTPGLNNHQMVDAIHEGKLKAMYLCGEDMAVVDSNANYVEDAFRKLEFFVVQDVFLSKTAQFADVVLPACPSLEKEGTFTNTERRIQRLYKVLDPLGDSKPDWEIIQMVANRFGANWNYTSPREIFEEMASAADLFRGASYDRLEGYRSLQWPVLPDGTDTPLLYTDGFAFPDKKARLYPVDWTPPIEVGEEYDLELNNGRLLEHFHEGNMTSRVPGIHEKVPETFVEISPELAKERGVQDGALVRLVSPYGSIKVRVAVTDRVSGKHVYVPLLSHADEEAVNRLTSSDHDTATYTPAYKEMRVRMEVIQSCGEPPIKRGNFRLGKPNPQPGVNVEQKWARKDYVPLVTDRALVKEG
- a CDS encoding DUF1641 domain-containing protein; amino-acid sequence: MAEPIQVIQRREETLEERRQRVLERLADEVVHEEQAAERLIRLVALAEEKGLLPMLTALLERGDRILAHVVDLLARDEYSSALQNAIGLAQALGKFDPSLLARLVDAVAGGLADAKEATSADGKPLGVFELLALLKDPNVSYALRFLLRFLSGMGKALQSQGSSD
- a CDS encoding NAD(P)/FAD-dependent oxidoreductase gives rise to the protein MHLGGIVILGAGYGGLAVALELDRHGIPFTLVNREPYHTFKTLLHEVAGARHDPHTYALSLEDLFHRKTSEIVIAEVKNLRLSDKLVETDGATLAYDTLIVALGSRTATFGLPGVAEHTFRLDSLLAAMELHHHVERELERCQQTGDPIHLRVLVAGGGLTGVELIGEWADWLPKRVRELGLPVSDLRLGLIHAHAEILPDVDHQLRAVAQTKLVERGVELILNERVAGAEPQAYRLASGRKLEAGTLVWTGGVEAPALLKEAGLPVDARNRVDVNEFLMARGLADVYVIGDCARFTDARGNVLPPTGQVAEQMGHHLGANLVRRAQGRPPLPFVYHDHGMVASLGPRYGVAEIGKHHATGATALVLKDGSKMKYLMHLGGPVILFKRYRQWLEI
- a CDS encoding rhodanese-like domain-containing protein; translated protein: MALTFRQMVQKAKENVPGLTAAEAKKRLEEDPNTLVIDVQDAADAGACGLIPSSVNISLGMLPIRADLELPKELRDERLADRNRPIITTCGAGGQAALAAYVLKLMGFTNVAYIEGGTAAWKQAGYEVVH
- a CDS encoding aldo/keto reductase; its protein translation is MVAQHAQDTVTLNNGVKMPWLGLGVYKAQAGAEVEQAIRFAFEAGYRHIDTAAFYANEESVGKAVRESGLPRSEVFVTTKVWNTDQGYDQTLRAFEASLKRLGFDYVDLYLVHWPVSGKYRETWRALERIYDEKLARAIGVSNFQIHHLEDILAHGNVVPAVNQVEYHPLLTQEPLRQFCRKHHIQLEAWSPIMRGNLDLPVLQELAQKYHKTPAQIVLRWDLQNEVVTIPKSVRRERIFENADLFDFSLSDEDMRRISALNQNHRFGPDPDTF